A single window of Desulfovibrio psychrotolerans DNA harbors:
- the glpA gene encoding anaerobic glycerol-3-phosphate dehydrogenase subunit A, giving the protein MKTIGTDVLIIGGGATGCGLARDLALRGLTCLLVEKRDINSGASGANHGLLHSGARYVASDAEAAVECREEGDLLKQLAPQCIDDTGGLFVAVQGDDERYIADFESMCARSAIPCTPLETQQARHMEPVLTERLIAAYAVNDAAVDPFMLSLDNIAHAVTMGSTYRCHTRVTGFRVESGLIRAVELTDDTTGEPLLAEARCIVNASGAWAGNIARMAGASIPLLYSSGSLLITQNRLTSRVVNRLRKPSDSDILVPGGTVSVLGTTSVTIHDPDLARPTVPEADSIIGDARAMVPVLETTRYIRAYAGVRPLVLAGDASDARNVSRGFSLIDHERDNIANFVTITGGKLTTYRLMAEKTADLVCRKLGVTAPCLTRTTPLPASSMGMWTEPGLTARTWLGTRDAHDQILCECEMVSRSVVDDIINTVGPNRGRSMLNAIGLRSRVGKGPCQGGFCGLRVTSHLYDRQCVSGTQGMAELKSFVERRWRGFSPILWGLPAMQADLQEALYCGMMDMELHHPDGSGACEAESPSADSTGERA; this is encoded by the coding sequence ATGAAGACAATCGGAACGGACGTGCTCATCATCGGCGGCGGGGCCACAGGGTGCGGGCTTGCGCGCGACCTTGCCCTACGCGGGCTCACCTGCCTGCTGGTGGAAAAACGCGACATCAACTCCGGCGCTTCCGGAGCCAACCACGGCCTGCTGCACAGCGGGGCGCGTTATGTGGCGTCCGATGCGGAAGCCGCCGTGGAATGCCGCGAGGAAGGCGATCTGCTCAAGCAGCTTGCCCCGCAGTGCATTGACGACACAGGCGGCCTGTTCGTGGCCGTTCAGGGCGATGACGAACGCTACATAGCCGACTTTGAATCCATGTGCGCCCGCAGCGCCATTCCCTGCACGCCTCTGGAAACGCAGCAGGCCCGCCACATGGAACCGGTGCTCACCGAAAGACTCATCGCCGCCTACGCCGTAAACGATGCCGCTGTAGATCCCTTCATGCTCTCGCTGGACAACATCGCCCATGCCGTGACCATGGGCAGCACCTACCGCTGCCACACCCGCGTCACCGGATTCCGTGTGGAATCCGGCCTCATCCGCGCCGTGGAACTCACAGACGACACCACAGGCGAACCCCTGCTGGCAGAAGCCCGATGTATCGTAAACGCTTCCGGCGCATGGGCGGGCAACATAGCCCGCATGGCCGGGGCGTCCATCCCCCTGCTCTACTCTTCCGGCAGCCTGCTCATCACGCAGAACCGCCTCACCTCGCGGGTGGTGAACCGGCTGCGCAAACCTTCGGATTCAGACATCCTCGTCCCCGGCGGCACGGTCTCCGTGCTGGGCACCACCTCCGTGACCATCCACGACCCGGACCTCGCCCGCCCCACCGTACCGGAGGCAGACAGCATCATCGGTGATGCGCGCGCCATGGTCCCCGTGCTGGAAACCACCCGCTACATCCGCGCCTACGCCGGAGTGCGCCCGCTGGTCCTTGCGGGCGACGCCTCAGACGCGCGCAACGTAAGCCGGGGGTTCAGCCTCATAGACCACGAGCGGGACAACATCGCCAATTTCGTCACCATCACCGGCGGCAAGCTCACTACCTACCGGCTCATGGCAGAAAAAACAGCAGACCTCGTATGCCGCAAGCTGGGTGTTACCGCCCCGTGCCTCACCCGCACCACGCCGCTCCCCGCCTCCTCCATGGGCATGTGGACAGAACCGGGCCTCACCGCCCGCACATGGCTCGGCACCCGCGACGCCCACGACCAGATACTCTGCGAGTGCGAAATGGTCTCGCGCAGCGTGGTGGACGACATCATCAACACCGTAGGCCCCAACCGCGGTCGCTCCATGCTCAACGCCATCGGGCTGCGCAGCCGCGTGGGCAAGGGGCCGTGTCAGGGCGGGTTCTGCGGGCTGCGCGTCACCAGCCACCTGTACGACAGGCAGTGTGTTTCCGGCACGCAGGGCATGGCAGAACTGAAAAGCTTTGTGGAACGGCGCTGGCGCGGTTTCTCCCCCATCCTGTGGGGCCTGCCCGCCATGCAGGCAGACCTGCAGGAAGCCCTGTACTGCGGCATGATGGACATGGAACTGCACCATCCGGACGGGTCCGGCGCGTGCGAGGCAGAAAGCCCCTCTGCGGACTCAACGGGAGAGCGGGCATGA
- a CDS encoding DeoR/GlpR family DNA-binding transcription regulator, giving the protein MMKAEAGHGETSPDEVDRRDAVNEPDEADVTTASGATGELAEARHEAVRSRHGKVLDLVRENGFMSIGALAERFGVTPQTMRRDINILSRQGLVQRHHGGAGPILSTENMDYLERRVLCLQEKREIAKLVARQIGPRSSLFINIGTTTEEVAKALFKHERLRVITNNLNVAQILCKNASIEVIVSGGLVRHKDCGIVGEATIDFIRQFKVDYGIIGISSIDMDGTLLDFDYREVRAARAIMENSRKVFLVTDHTKFGRNAMVRLGSIEEVDAVFTDRRPPDELVEIIRRANVALHVAK; this is encoded by the coding sequence GTGATGAAGGCGGAAGCCGGACACGGGGAAACGTCTCCCGATGAGGTAGACAGGAGAGATGCGGTGAACGAGCCGGACGAAGCCGATGTGACCACTGCGTCCGGCGCAACGGGCGAGTTGGCGGAAGCACGCCATGAGGCAGTGCGTTCGCGGCATGGCAAGGTTCTGGATTTGGTGCGCGAGAACGGGTTTATGTCCATAGGTGCTCTTGCGGAACGCTTTGGCGTGACGCCGCAGACCATGCGGCGGGATATTAATATTTTGAGCAGGCAGGGGCTTGTGCAGCGGCACCACGGGGGTGCCGGACCCATTCTGAGCACCGAGAACATGGACTATCTGGAACGGCGGGTGCTCTGCCTGCAGGAAAAGCGCGAAATAGCCAAGCTGGTGGCGAGGCAGATAGGGCCGCGCTCCTCGCTCTTCATCAATATAGGGACGACGACGGAAGAGGTGGCCAAGGCACTGTTCAAGCATGAACGGCTGCGCGTGATCACCAACAACCTGAATGTGGCCCAGATTCTGTGCAAGAACGCCTCCATAGAGGTTATTGTTTCCGGCGGCTTGGTGCGGCACAAGGACTGCGGCATTGTGGGCGAGGCGACCATAGATTTTATCCGCCAGTTCAAGGTGGATTACGGTATTATAGGCATAAGCAGTATTGATATGGACGGTACCCTGCTGGATTTTGATTACCGCGAGGTGCGCGCGGCGCGGGCGATAATGGAAAATTCACGCAAGGTGTTTCTGGTGACGGACCACACCAAGTTCGGGCGCAACGCCATGGTGCGGCTGGGCAGTATAGAGGAGGTGGACGCCGTTTTTACGGACAGGCGGCCCCCCGACGAACTGGTGGAGATTATCCGGCGGGCCAATGTGGCACTGCATGTGGCAAAATAG
- a CDS encoding ABC transporter ATP-binding protein, translated as MGLELKGVSKLVGQEVHLRDISLRLEPGQRYVVLGRTLAGKTSLLRIMAGLDRPTKGTVLAGGKDVTGVSVRERDIGMVYQQFINYPSLTIYDNIASPLKIHGVARAEVEKRVQEVAAMLHIEHLLGRLPAELSGGQQQRTAIARALVKNVDLLLLDEPLVNLDYKLREELREELQKIFGQRESVVVYTTTEPTEALMLGGNVIVMHEGRVLQVGPTAQVYQNPVSMKVAEVFSDPPINFIPVSVDAQCARFGDELCFPLTEDMAGLGSGEYVFGIRSNKFTLKRPEKDFLTMTGKVGLAEINGSETFIHFRHGGKTFVVQDEGVHMHEVGRHVDVYAHPGDFYVFSTAGELLVAPKHDR; from the coding sequence ATGGGTCTGGAACTGAAGGGTGTTTCGAAACTGGTAGGGCAGGAGGTGCATCTGCGGGATATTTCCCTGCGCCTTGAACCGGGGCAACGCTATGTTGTGCTGGGCAGGACGCTGGCGGGAAAGACATCGCTGCTGCGCATAATGGCCGGGCTGGACCGTCCCACCAAGGGAACGGTGCTGGCGGGTGGCAAGGACGTGACAGGTGTTTCGGTACGCGAGCGCGATATAGGCATGGTGTACCAGCAGTTCATCAATTATCCGTCACTGACCATCTATGACAACATAGCCTCTCCGCTGAAGATTCATGGCGTGGCCCGGGCGGAGGTGGAAAAGCGGGTGCAGGAAGTGGCAGCCATGCTGCACATAGAGCACCTGCTGGGGCGGCTGCCCGCAGAGCTCTCCGGGGGTCAGCAGCAGCGCACAGCCATTGCGCGGGCACTGGTGAAAAATGTGGACCTGCTGTTGCTGGACGAGCCGCTGGTGAACCTTGACTACAAACTGCGTGAGGAGCTGCGCGAGGAACTGCAGAAGATTTTCGGCCAGCGCGAATCGGTAGTGGTGTACACCACCACCGAACCTACCGAGGCCCTGATGCTGGGCGGTAATGTGATCGTCATGCACGAGGGGCGCGTTCTGCAGGTGGGACCCACCGCGCAGGTGTATCAGAATCCCGTTTCCATGAAAGTTGCGGAAGTGTTCAGCGATCCGCCCATCAATTTTATCCCCGTGTCCGTGGACGCACAGTGCGCCCGGTTCGGGGATGAATTGTGTTTTCCCCTCACAGAGGACATGGCGGGGCTGGGGAGCGGCGAATACGTGTTCGGCATACGGTCCAACAAGTTCACCCTGAAGCGCCCGGAGAAGGATTTTCTGACCATGACGGGCAAGGTGGGGCTGGCGGAAATAAACGGCTCGGAAACGTTCATTCACTTCCGGCACGGGGGAAAGACGTTTGTCGTGCAGGATGAAGGCGTGCACATGCATGAGGTGGGACGCCACGTGGATGTGTATGCGCATCCCGGTGATTTCTATGTCTTCAGCACGGCGGGCGAACTGCTCGTTGCACCCAAGCACGACCGATAG
- a CDS encoding ABC transporter ATP-binding protein encodes MARIDLHEIRHSYKPNPKCDDDFALKRVHTTWEDGGAYALLGPSGCGKTTMLNIISGLLKPSHGSILYDGKDVSSLQPEQRNIAQVFQFPVLYDTMTVYDNLAFPLRNRGVGKTEVDARVRHIAQTLELSADLGKRAAGLSADAKQKISLGRGLVRSDVAAILFDEPLTVIDPHLKWDLRRKLKEIHKEFNLTMIYVTHDQVEAMTFADRIVVMYEGEIVQTGTPEELFERPEHVFVGYFIGSPGMNFLPCTVSGDNAVAGEAAIALAPGYGARAAALGREFKLGIRPMYLGVHATRGECGENPCLQGRVTGVEDQGFCRIVTVQFGGHEMKARVNDERTVPDGACWMTFPADKVRLYYNERLVG; translated from the coding sequence ATGGCCCGTATAGATTTGCATGAGATACGACACAGCTACAAGCCGAACCCCAAGTGCGACGACGATTTTGCGCTTAAACGGGTGCACACCACGTGGGAGGATGGCGGCGCCTATGCCCTGCTCGGTCCTTCCGGGTGCGGCAAGACGACCATGCTGAACATTATTTCCGGACTGCTCAAGCCTTCGCACGGGAGCATTCTGTATGACGGGAAGGATGTTTCTTCCCTGCAGCCGGAACAGCGCAACATTGCACAGGTGTTTCAGTTTCCCGTTCTGTATGACACCATGACGGTGTACGACAATCTTGCCTTTCCCCTGCGCAACAGGGGCGTGGGCAAGACCGAGGTGGATGCGCGGGTGCGCCACATAGCGCAGACGCTGGAACTTTCTGCCGATCTGGGCAAGCGCGCCGCAGGGCTTTCTGCCGACGCCAAGCAGAAGATATCGCTCGGTCGCGGGCTGGTGCGCAGCGATGTGGCGGCCATTCTCTTTGACGAGCCGCTGACCGTGATAGACCCGCACCTGAAGTGGGATTTGCGCCGCAAGCTCAAGGAGATTCACAAGGAATTCAACCTGACCATGATTTATGTGACCCACGATCAGGTGGAGGCAATGACCTTTGCCGACCGTATCGTGGTGATGTACGAGGGCGAGATAGTGCAGACGGGCACGCCGGAGGAGTTGTTTGAACGGCCGGAGCATGTGTTCGTGGGCTATTTCATAGGCAGCCCGGGAATGAACTTTTTGCCCTGCACGGTCAGCGGGGACAACGCAGTGGCGGGCGAAGCTGCCATTGCGCTGGCACCGGGGTACGGCGCACGCGCCGCTGCGCTGGGGCGTGAATTCAAGCTGGGCATACGGCCCATGTATCTCGGCGTGCATGCCACAAGAGGCGAGTGCGGCGAGAACCCCTGTCTGCAAGGGCGCGTGACCGGTGTGGAGGATCAGGGTTTCTGCCGCATTGTGACTGTGCAGTTCGGCGGGCATGAGATGAAGGCACGGGTGAACGACGAGCGCACGGTGCCGGATGGCGCCTGCTGGATGACTTTTCCGGCGGATAAGGTGCGGCTGTATTACAATGAACGGCTGGTGGGCTAG
- a CDS encoding carbohydrate ABC transporter permease, giving the protein MNKWENNRAWFLILPVFVIVAFSAVIPLMTVVNYSVQEIFGPGQRMFVGTEWFAETLADKRLHDALGRQLLFSGLVLLIEMPLGVGIALTMPKKGWASSACLVVLALPLLIPWNVIGTIWIIFTRPDIGLFGAAFHNLGIPFDHTASPLDAWITLMLMEVWHWTPLVALLAYAGLRAIPEAYYQAAKIDGASAWAVFRYIQLPKMRGVLTIALLLRFMDSFLIYAEPFVLTGGGPGNATTFLSIYLVKIAVGQFDLGPAAAFSLIYFLIVLLFCWLFYQALQAVGTGDKK; this is encoded by the coding sequence ATGAATAAATGGGAAAACAACAGGGCGTGGTTCCTTATCCTGCCTGTCTTCGTGATTGTGGCCTTTAGTGCCGTTATTCCGCTTATGACGGTGGTGAACTATTCCGTTCAGGAGATTTTTGGCCCCGGGCAGCGCATGTTTGTGGGCACGGAGTGGTTTGCGGAAACCCTTGCCGACAAGCGCCTGCATGACGCGCTGGGGCGGCAGTTGCTGTTCTCCGGGCTGGTGCTGCTTATTGAGATGCCGCTGGGTGTGGGCATTGCGCTGACCATGCCCAAGAAGGGATGGGCGTCTTCTGCCTGTCTGGTTGTGCTGGCACTGCCGCTGCTTATTCCGTGGAACGTGATAGGCACCATTTGGATTATCTTTACGAGGCCGGATATAGGACTCTTCGGGGCGGCGTTCCATAATCTGGGCATACCGTTTGACCATACGGCGAGCCCACTGGATGCGTGGATAACGCTTATGCTCATGGAGGTGTGGCACTGGACGCCGCTTGTGGCCCTGCTGGCCTATGCCGGACTGCGCGCCATACCGGAAGCCTATTATCAGGCGGCCAAGATTGACGGTGCATCGGCATGGGCGGTGTTCCGCTACATTCAGTTGCCCAAGATGCGCGGGGTGCTGACCATTGCGCTGCTGCTGCGGTTCATGGACAGCTTCCTCATTTACGCGGAACCGTTTGTTCTTACGGGGGGCGGCCCCGGCAACGCGACCACCTTCCTGTCCATTTATCTGGTCAAGATAGCGGTGGGGCAGTTTGACCTTGGTCCCGCTGCCGCGTTCTCGCTCATCTACTTCCTCATTGTCCTGCTGTTCTGCTGGCTGTTTTATCAGGCCCTGCAGGCCGTGGGCACGGGAGACAAGAAATGA
- a CDS encoding carbohydrate ABC transporter permease: protein MKIRKRYFVLIIYLVLLFLPIYWMLNMSLRTNADILGSLSMYPKEPTLENYLKIFRDPSWYSGYINSIIYVSMNTVISLVTALPAAYAFSRYRFIGDKHVFFWLLTNRMAPPAVFLLPFFQLYSTFNLIDTHIAVALAHCLFNVPLAVWILEGFMSGVPREIDETAFIDGYSFPRFFIRVFVPLIRAGIGVTAFFCFMFSWVELLLARTLTTTAAKPIAATMTRTVSATGLDWGLLAAAGMLTIVPGALVIWFVRNHLAKGFALGRV from the coding sequence ATGAAGATACGCAAACGTTACTTTGTGCTTATCATCTATCTGGTGCTGCTGTTCCTGCCCATCTACTGGATGCTGAACATGTCGCTGCGCACCAACGCGGATATTCTGGGCAGCCTGTCCATGTATCCCAAGGAGCCCACGCTGGAGAACTACCTGAAGATATTCCGCGATCCTTCATGGTATTCCGGCTACATAAACTCCATTATCTATGTTTCCATGAACACGGTTATCTCTCTGGTTACGGCGCTTCCCGCCGCCTATGCCTTTTCGCGCTACCGGTTCATCGGCGACAAGCATGTGTTCTTCTGGCTGCTGACCAACCGTATGGCGCCGCCCGCGGTGTTTCTGCTGCCCTTCTTCCAGCTGTATTCCACCTTTAACCTCATTGACACGCACATAGCGGTGGCGCTGGCCCACTGCCTGTTCAACGTGCCGCTGGCGGTGTGGATACTGGAAGGGTTTATGTCCGGCGTGCCGAGAGAGATTGACGAGACAGCCTTTATTGACGGGTACAGTTTTCCCCGGTTTTTCATCCGGGTGTTTGTGCCCCTCATCCGGGCGGGCATAGGCGTTACCGCCTTCTTCTGCTTCATGTTCAGTTGGGTGGAACTGCTGCTTGCACGTACGCTCACCACCACGGCGGCAAAGCCCATCGCTGCAACCATGACCCGCACAGTGAGTGCCACGGGGCTTGACTGGGGTCTGCTCGCCGCGGCGGGTATGCTGACCATAGTGCCCGGTGCGCTGGTCATCTGGTTCGTGCGCAACCATCTTGCCAAGGGCTTTGCCCTGGGACGCGTGTAG
- a CDS encoding DUF2160 domain-containing protein: protein MNMEWMAWTPITAAFFSVIVVMLIGMTIWEIVSPNVARKGFLPIVTTRGDRLFIGLLGSAYIHLAWLGLTGFPLWMATVLAVGFIISVIRWG from the coding sequence ATGAACATGGAATGGATGGCGTGGACGCCGATTACGGCTGCGTTCTTTTCGGTTATTGTGGTCATGCTCATCGGCATGACCATATGGGAGATTGTTTCTCCCAACGTGGCGCGCAAGGGGTTTTTGCCCATTGTGACCACGCGGGGAGACAGGTTGTTCATCGGTCTGCTGGGAAGCGCCTATATTCATCTGGCATGGCTGGGACTTACGGGTTTTCCGCTGTGGATGGCAACGGTGCTGGCGGTGGGCTTTATTATCTCCGTCATCCGATGGGGGTAG
- a CDS encoding ABC transporter substrate-binding protein produces MKLRRVFLVGTLIAALLGLAGIAVADDAQYKAAAKKWIDQEFQPSTLSKDDQMKEMEWFINAAKPFRGMEIKVVSETIPTHEYESKVLAKAFYEITGIKVTHDLIQEGDVIEKLQVQMQSGENVFDAYVNDSDLIGTHFRSGHVVNLTDWMTGEGKDATLPTLDIDDFIGKSFTTGPDGKLYQLPDQQFANLYWFRYDWFQRPELKKAFKELYGYELGVPVNWSAYEDIAEFFSKHVKEVDGVAVYGHMDYGKKAPDLGWRFTDAWLSMAGAGDKGLPNGKPVDEWGIRVDGCRPVGASVSRGGATNGPAAKYALRKYMEWLRLYAPPGALGMDFYQSLPSLAKGNVAQQIFWYTAFTASMVEEGTPVVNADGTPKWRMAPSPRGPYWEEGQKLGYQDCGSWTLLKSTPVDRRKAAWLFAQFCVAKTTSLKKTHVGLTPIRDSDIRHESFTERAPKLGGLVEFYRSPARVSWTPTGTNVPDYPKLAQLWWQNIGEAVAGEVTVETAMDNLAREQDKILARLERSNTLGECGPKLNPERDEEYWLSQPGAPKPKLANEKPQGETIDYDTLIQAWKEGRAR; encoded by the coding sequence ATGAAACTGAGGCGTGTGTTCTTGGTGGGAACGCTTATTGCGGCGCTCCTCGGCCTCGCTGGCATCGCAGTTGCCGATGATGCCCAGTATAAGGCTGCTGCAAAGAAATGGATCGATCAGGAATTTCAGCCTTCCACGCTGAGCAAAGACGATCAGATGAAGGAAATGGAGTGGTTCATCAATGCCGCCAAGCCCTTCCGCGGCATGGAAATCAAGGTGGTTTCCGAAACCATTCCCACCCATGAGTACGAATCCAAGGTGCTCGCCAAGGCGTTTTACGAAATCACGGGCATTAAGGTCACGCATGACCTGATTCAGGAAGGCGACGTGATTGAGAAGTTGCAGGTGCAGATGCAGTCCGGCGAGAACGTGTTTGACGCCTATGTCAACGACTCGGACCTCATAGGCACGCACTTCCGCTCCGGCCACGTGGTGAACCTCACCGACTGGATGACGGGAGAAGGCAAGGACGCAACCCTGCCTACGCTGGATATCGACGACTTTATCGGCAAGTCGTTCACCACCGGACCTGACGGCAAGCTGTATCAGCTGCCCGACCAGCAGTTCGCAAACCTGTATTGGTTCCGTTACGACTGGTTCCAGCGCCCCGAACTGAAGAAGGCGTTTAAGGAACTGTATGGCTATGAACTGGGCGTGCCCGTGAACTGGTCCGCCTATGAAGACATTGCCGAGTTCTTCTCTAAGCATGTGAAGGAAGTGGACGGCGTTGCCGTGTACGGTCACATGGACTACGGCAAGAAGGCTCCCGACCTTGGCTGGCGTTTCACCGACGCATGGCTCTCTATGGCCGGTGCCGGTGACAAGGGACTGCCCAACGGCAAGCCCGTGGACGAATGGGGCATTCGTGTTGACGGTTGCCGTCCTGTGGGCGCAAGCGTTTCCCGCGGTGGCGCGACCAACGGCCCCGCCGCCAAGTACGCCCTGCGCAAGTACATGGAATGGCTGCGTCTGTATGCTCCTCCCGGCGCGCTTGGCATGGACTTCTACCAGTCTCTGCCCAGCCTTGCCAAGGGTAACGTGGCTCAGCAGATATTCTGGTACACTGCGTTTACCGCTTCCATGGTGGAAGAAGGCACGCCTGTCGTGAATGCCGATGGCACCCCCAAGTGGCGCATGGCTCCTTCGCCGCGCGGACCTTACTGGGAAGAAGGCCAGAAGCTCGGGTATCAGGACTGCGGTTCGTGGACCCTGCTGAAGAGCACCCCTGTGGACCGCCGCAAGGCCGCATGGCTGTTTGCACAGTTCTGCGTTGCCAAGACCACCTCGCTGAAGAAGACCCATGTGGGCCTTACCCCCATCCGCGACAGCGACATACGGCATGAATCCTTCACCGAACGCGCACCCAAGCTGGGCGGTCTGGTGGAATTCTACCGCAGCCCCGCACGCGTTTCGTGGACGCCCACCGGAACCAACGTGCCGGATTATCCCAAGCTGGCACAGCTATGGTGGCAGAACATAGGTGAAGCCGTGGCCGGTGAAGTGACTGTGGAAACCGCCATGGACAACCTTGCCCGCGAACAGGACAAGATTCTTGCCCGCCTTGAGCGTTCCAACACGCTGGGCGAGTGCGGTCCCAAGCTGAACCCCGAACGGGACGAAGAGTACTGGCTGAGCCAGCCCGGCGCTCCCAAGCCCAAGCTGGCGAACGAAAAGCCGCAGGGCGAAACCATCGACTACGACACGCTTATTCAGGCGTGGAAGGAAGGCCGCGCACGCTAG
- a CDS encoding MucR family transcriptional regulator, with translation MYIFHVCVYLGIETNPPLRGAIMNTNPYFDQAMAMVQAQAGVKQMTPAEMIAMVKDLAEGLAKLSGSEVAECVCEEAAEGPVVDPKKAIKQNSIICVECGKSFKILGKKHLATHGLTPNEYREKHGYKKGTALVCKSLAKQRKEKMASMRIWEKVESRGKKSTAKPAKAEK, from the coding sequence ATGTACATTTTCCATGTTTGTGTTTATCTGGGGATAGAAACTAACCCCCCCTTAAGAGGTGCCATAATGAACACGAACCCGTATTTTGATCAGGCGATGGCTATGGTGCAGGCGCAGGCTGGCGTGAAGCAGATGACCCCCGCCGAGATGATTGCAATGGTTAAGGATTTGGCTGAAGGTTTGGCAAAACTTTCCGGCAGCGAAGTTGCAGAGTGTGTGTGCGAAGAGGCTGCAGAAGGCCCGGTTGTTGATCCCAAAAAGGCCATTAAGCAGAACTCCATTATTTGCGTGGAGTGCGGAAAGTCCTTCAAGATTTTGGGCAAGAAGCATCTTGCTACACACGGACTTACGCCTAATGAATATCGCGAGAAGCACGGCTACAAAAAGGGTACTGCCCTTGTTTGTAAAAGTCTTGCCAAGCAGCGCAAGGAAAAGATGGCTTCCATGAGGATTTGGGAAAAGGTGGAAAGCCGCGGCAAGAAGAGCACGGCCAAGCCCGCAAAGGCTGAAAAGTAA